The following are encoded together in the Deltaproteobacteria bacterium genome:
- a CDS encoding ATP-binding protein, producing MSGNNVTLELKNKLSELKKLHQHVEQFGASLGLSRETIFHLNLVLEELVTNVISYGYTDEAEHLIRITLSEDNGTIHLCLEDDGIPFNPIRAKKPDLDTPVEGRQIGKVGIHFCKELMKNLKYERREGKNIISMKKEIKKKDDTRAESR from the coding sequence ATGTCTGGAAATAATGTTACTCTGGAATTGAAGAACAAGCTTTCAGAGCTGAAAAAACTCCACCAGCACGTGGAGCAGTTCGGCGCCTCTCTCGGTCTGTCCAGGGAGACCATCTTTCACCTGAATCTGGTGCTGGAGGAACTGGTTACCAATGTAATATCATATGGATACACGGATGAGGCAGAACACCTCATAAGGATCACCCTGTCGGAAGACAATGGCACTATTCACCTCTGCCTGGAGGATGACGGTATTCCCTTCAACCCCATCAGAGCAAAAAAGCCAGACCTGGACACCCCTGTTGAAGGTCGGCAGATTGGCAAAGTTGGCATTCATTTCTGCAAAGAACTCATGAAGAACCTCAAGTATGAACGGCGCGAGGGCAAGAACATCATCAGCATGAAGAAAGAAATCAAGAAGAAAGACGACACCCGGGCCGAGTCCCGATAA
- a CDS encoding cyclic nucleotide-binding domain-containing protein: MSSSTGNTRADACEFTENLQILRHIDFFAGLPLDALKVIAYLFTRETFAAGDRLFQQNSNDGQAFYIFSGTARLFREEEQGEIVVRDFGPGDFLGGLALCADVPRLFSLKAVTEIDCMILTREKFSKVMEQFPQLLPAVLKAVVVAVRTWEERLFLGETPVSDVCVPTLGVSML; encoded by the coding sequence ATGAGCTCATCCACGGGAAACACTAGGGCAGATGCCTGCGAATTTACAGAGAATCTCCAGATCCTGAGACACATCGACTTTTTCGCCGGGCTCCCCCTTGATGCACTGAAAGTAATTGCCTACCTGTTTACCAGGGAAACTTTTGCAGCCGGCGATCGACTCTTTCAGCAAAATTCCAATGACGGCCAGGCATTTTATATCTTTTCCGGGACAGCCAGACTGTTTCGCGAAGAGGAGCAAGGCGAGATTGTGGTCAGGGACTTCGGACCAGGCGACTTTCTGGGAGGTCTGGCACTCTGTGCAGACGTTCCCAGGCTGTTTTCATTGAAGGCTGTCACCGAGATAGACTGTATGATCCTGACCCGGGAAAAGTTCTCCAAGGTAATGGAACAGTTTCCGCAGCTGCTGCCAGCAGTACTCAAGGCGGTGGTGGTGGCGGTACGCACCTGGGAAGAACGGCTCTTTCTGGGTGAAACTCCAGTGTCGGATGTATGTGTGCCCACCCTGGGGGTATCCATGCTCTAG